Proteins co-encoded in one Thermomicrobiales bacterium genomic window:
- the crcB gene encoding fluoride efflux transporter CrcB → MAAIWVALGGAIGAVSRYLLSGWINTSLGPGPFAIFVVNISGAFLIGFITTLTQDRFIIDPHHRVFITVGILGGYTTFSTWTYETMQLIQNGEYLRAGLNSGGSLVVGLVAVYLGIIAARLI, encoded by the coding sequence ATGGCTGCGATCTGGGTGGCACTTGGCGGAGCGATCGGCGCAGTGAGCCGTTACCTGCTGTCCGGGTGGATCAATACATCGTTGGGGCCGGGACCATTCGCGATCTTCGTCGTCAACATCTCCGGCGCATTCCTCATCGGCTTCATCACGACGCTCACTCAGGATCGCTTTATCATCGATCCGCATCATCGCGTATTCATTACGGTCGGCATTCTCGGCGGCTACACGACGTTTTCGACCTGGACATATGAGACGATGCAATTGATCCAGAACGGCGAATACCTGCGCGCCGGGCTGAACAGCGGAGGATCACTGGTCGTCGGTCTGGTGGCCGTCTATCTCGGCATTATCGCCGCGCGGCTGATTTGA
- a CDS encoding DUF190 domain-containing protein, which produces MKIQGPGKWLRVYIGESDRWQGKPLFQAIVEMLRREGVAGATVLRGIEGFGAHSRIHTARILRLSEDLPLVIDVVDSAERIERILPMLDDMVNEGLITVIDVEIVKYRHRDGEPGDD; this is translated from the coding sequence ATGAAGATTCAGGGGCCGGGCAAGTGGCTACGGGTGTACATCGGTGAGTCGGATCGCTGGCAGGGCAAGCCGCTATTTCAGGCGATCGTCGAAATGTTGCGCCGCGAAGGGGTGGCCGGCGCGACGGTTCTGCGAGGAATCGAGGGGTTTGGCGCGCACTCACGCATCCACACCGCGCGTATCCTGCGGCTGTCGGAGGATCTGCCGCTGGTGATCGATGTCGTCGACAGCGCCGAACGCATCGAACGCATCCTGCCAATGCTCGACGACATGGTGAACGAGGGGCTGATTACTGTTATCGATGTTGAGATCGTAAAGTACCGGCATCGCGATGGCGAACCGGGAGATGATTGA
- a CDS encoding inorganic diphosphatase: MSTERGVVDAFIEIPMGSRNKYEFDEGSGQFRLDRVLYSSVHYPTDYGFIAHTLAPDGDHLDILVVVHEPTFPGCVVEARPIGGLDMSDEKGSDFKVLAVPTGDPRFDHVHTLRDMAPHTLLEIEAFFATYKLLEPKDTEVLGWHEVDEAWEMIERSRETWAAARVARNG, from the coding sequence ATGAGCACGGAACGCGGCGTCGTCGACGCCTTTATTGAGATTCCGATGGGGAGCCGCAACAAATACGAGTTCGATGAGGGGTCCGGTCAGTTCCGGCTGGATCGCGTGCTCTACTCGTCGGTCCACTACCCGACCGACTATGGGTTCATCGCCCACACGCTCGCGCCGGATGGCGATCATCTCGACATCCTCGTCGTCGTCCACGAGCCGACCTTCCCCGGCTGCGTCGTCGAGGCGCGCCCCATCGGCGGGCTGGACATGTCCGATGAGAAGGGCAGCGATTTCAAGGTGCTGGCCGTGCCGACCGGAGACCCACGCTTCGACCACGTCCACACGCTGCGTGATATGGCCCCGCACACCCTGCTCGAGATCGAGGCGTTCTTCGCCACCTACAAGCTGCTGGAGCCGAAAGACACGGAAGTGCTCGGTTGGCACGAGGTAGACGAAGCCTGGGAGATGATCGAACGATCGCGCGAGACGTGGGCGGCCGCCCGGGTGGCGCGCAACGGATGA
- a CDS encoding helix-turn-helix transcriptional regulator yields MTARRGQTVEERAEARYRDAAGVVFRRLRADRGWSLREFGERVGIAHTSLYAVERNDAIPSVSTLAAVAEACDLTLPAILSLIIDELSRDHPASNRDHALASVVESAARLTDAQRRELAGFADYLQYRDRADGKP; encoded by the coding sequence ATGACGGCGCGGCGCGGGCAGACGGTCGAGGAGCGGGCGGAGGCGCGCTACCGCGATGCCGCCGGGGTCGTCTTCCGCCGGCTACGGGCCGACCGCGGCTGGTCGCTCCGCGAGTTTGGCGAGCGTGTCGGCATCGCGCACACCTCGCTCTATGCCGTCGAGCGAAATGACGCGATCCCCAGCGTCTCGACGCTGGCCGCTGTCGCGGAAGCCTGCGACCTTACGCTGCCGGCCATCCTGTCGCTGATCATCGATGAGCTGTCGCGAGATCACCCGGCTTCCAACCGTGACCATGCGCTCGCGAGTGTCGTCGAGTCCGCAGCGAGGCTGACCGACGCGCAGCGCCGCGAGCTGGCCGGCTTCGCCGATTATCTGCAGTATCGGGACCGCGCGGACGGCAAACCGTAG
- a CDS encoding LLM class flavin-dependent oxidoreductase, protein MADYRHDLIFGAFITPTAEPIMHAVDLAIVADRAELDFVTFQDHPYQPSFHDTWTLLSYVAARTEHVRLSGNVLNLPLRQPAVLARSVASLDRLSGGRVELGIGAGSFWDAIQAMGGRRLSPGQSVDALEESIDIMRQIWDTSTRGGARVDGMHYQVRGARRGPAPAHDINIWVGAYKPRMLRLVGRKADGVLPSLSYLPGGLTDLDGINAIIDDSAAAAGRDPSAIRRLLNIAGQFSSTSRGLFNGTPRDWAEQIAAVAVQYGVSGFFVAADDAQTIEVFAREVAPAARELVAASRGAGV, encoded by the coding sequence ATGGCTGACTATCGACATGACCTGATCTTCGGTGCGTTCATTACTCCGACTGCAGAACCGATCATGCATGCCGTTGACCTTGCGATCGTCGCAGATCGCGCCGAGCTGGATTTCGTCACGTTCCAGGATCATCCGTACCAGCCGTCGTTTCACGACACCTGGACGCTGCTCTCCTACGTCGCCGCGCGCACCGAACATGTCCGGCTGAGTGGCAATGTCCTGAACCTGCCGCTGCGACAGCCGGCCGTATTGGCGCGGAGCGTCGCGAGCCTCGATCGCCTCAGCGGCGGTCGGGTCGAGCTGGGCATCGGGGCTGGCAGCTTCTGGGACGCAATCCAGGCGATGGGTGGTCGCCGCCTGAGTCCGGGGCAGTCTGTCGATGCGCTGGAGGAATCCATCGACATCATGCGCCAGATCTGGGACACGTCGACTCGTGGTGGAGCGCGGGTGGACGGAATGCACTACCAGGTTCGCGGGGCCAGGCGCGGGCCGGCCCCGGCCCACGACATCAACATCTGGGTTGGCGCGTATAAGCCACGAATGCTGCGGTTGGTGGGACGAAAGGCGGATGGCGTGCTCCCATCGCTCAGCTACCTGCCGGGAGGGCTGACGGATCTCGACGGGATCAACGCGATCATCGACGACAGCGCTGCCGCGGCCGGCCGCGATCCCTCAGCAATCCGACGGCTGTTGAACATCGCCGGCCAGTTCTCGTCGACCAGTCGCGGCCTGTTCAACGGAACTCCGAGGGACTGGGCGGAGCAGATCGCGGCAGTCGCGGTGCAGTATGGCGTCAGCGGCTTCTTTGTTGCCGCCGACGATGCGCAGACAATCGAGGTGTTTGCCCGGGAGGTTGCTCCCGCTGCGCGCGAGCTGGTTGCAGCGAGTCGCGGCGCTGGCGTGTGA
- a CDS encoding LLM class flavin-dependent oxidoreductase — MPAYGHTLRFGVFLTPSSDNPDEVVGLAELAEQAGLDLVTFQDHPYQVALDTWTLLSWVAGRTQRVRLAANVLNLPLRQPAVMARSAASLDLLSGGRLELGIGAGAYWQAIEAMGGPRLDPGQAVDGLDEALDIVRAIWDTNERSAVTLDGEVYRVSGATRGPTPAHGIPIHIGGSKPRMLRLVGRKADGWIVSLPYLQPGQLESSNAIIDAAAREAERDPREIQRLLNISGRFSDTRCGFLDGPPEAWVADLMPLAVEQGVSAFILMTDDSSDIERFATEVAPQVREALRREYPELQHATKLRRAAVRSMRRAGIDYDRIPTSLAGDAVEPGDIGYVRFRSNYLRGGAPGLILRPGNVEEVAEALAYARSNPDVPLGIRSGGHGISGRSTNDGGIVIDMGKINGIEIVDPATRRVRLGPGARWGDVAAALAPHGWALSSGDYGGVGVGGLATAGGIGWLVREHGLTIDHLRAAEVVLADGSLVRASEDEHSDLFWAVRGAGANFGIVTAFELEADVVGDVGWAQLVIDASDTAGLLQRWGAAVETAPRDLTSFLIVGPPRGGQPALAYVLAVVDSNQPETIIDRVQPLADVGPLYNHQVVITPYASTMGNAQGGIHDASGEPAARSGLIEHITPEFAAAAARLIHSRVVYYFQIRAVGGAVSDVDPDATAYAHRAANFHVTAFGSSHARLNQLWDDLHHHFDGIYLSFDTDPRPERINDAFPPRTLERLRAVKERYDPENVFRDNFNVAPRRGNEFSLEGT; from the coding sequence ATGCCGGCATACGGTCATACGCTACGGTTCGGGGTCTTTCTCACTCCGAGTAGTGATAACCCGGACGAAGTCGTCGGTCTGGCCGAGCTTGCCGAGCAAGCGGGATTGGACCTCGTAACGTTCCAGGATCACCCCTATCAGGTGGCGCTGGACACCTGGACGCTCCTCAGCTGGGTTGCCGGCCGCACACAGCGTGTGCGTCTGGCCGCGAATGTCCTGAATCTCCCGCTGCGCCAGCCAGCAGTGATGGCTCGATCGGCGGCGAGCCTGGACCTGCTGTCGGGTGGCCGGCTTGAGCTCGGGATCGGCGCGGGCGCATACTGGCAGGCGATCGAAGCCATGGGTGGCCCGCGGCTCGATCCGGGCCAGGCCGTCGATGGGCTTGACGAGGCGCTCGATATCGTTCGTGCGATCTGGGACACGAACGAGCGCTCCGCCGTCACGCTCGATGGCGAGGTGTATCGAGTGAGCGGGGCGACGCGCGGACCAACGCCGGCCCACGGCATTCCCATCCACATTGGCGGCAGCAAGCCGCGCATGCTGCGCCTCGTCGGACGCAAGGCGGACGGCTGGATCGTCAGTCTTCCTTATCTCCAGCCGGGACAGCTGGAGTCCTCGAACGCGATCATCGACGCGGCTGCCCGCGAAGCAGAGCGTGACCCGCGAGAGATCCAGCGGCTGTTGAACATCTCCGGCCGGTTCTCCGATACACGTTGCGGATTCCTCGATGGACCGCCGGAGGCATGGGTCGCTGACCTGATGCCGCTGGCCGTCGAGCAGGGGGTCAGCGCGTTCATTCTGATGACGGATGATTCGTCCGACATCGAGCGGTTCGCGACTGAGGTCGCCCCGCAGGTGCGCGAGGCGCTGCGTCGCGAGTATCCCGAGCTGCAACATGCGACGAAATTGCGCCGCGCGGCGGTCCGCTCCATGCGGCGCGCTGGGATCGACTACGATCGAATACCGACCAGCCTGGCTGGCGACGCGGTCGAACCTGGCGACATTGGCTACGTGCGCTTTCGTTCGAACTATCTGCGTGGCGGCGCGCCGGGGCTGATCTTGCGCCCCGGCAATGTCGAAGAGGTGGCCGAAGCGCTGGCGTATGCCCGGTCGAACCCGGATGTCCCGCTCGGCATCCGCAGTGGGGGCCACGGGATCAGCGGTCGGTCGACGAATGACGGCGGGATCGTGATCGACATGGGTAAGATCAACGGAATCGAGATTGTCGATCCGGCCACTCGCCGCGTTCGCCTCGGCCCGGGCGCCCGTTGGGGGGACGTTGCTGCGGCGCTTGCGCCACACGGTTGGGCGCTCAGCTCCGGTGACTATGGAGGTGTCGGAGTCGGCGGATTGGCGACGGCCGGCGGGATCGGCTGGCTCGTCCGCGAGCATGGACTGACGATCGACCATCTGCGGGCTGCCGAGGTCGTGCTCGCCGATGGATCTCTCGTCCGCGCCAGTGAGGACGAGCACTCCGATCTGTTCTGGGCGGTGCGTGGGGCGGGGGCGAACTTCGGCATCGTGACGGCGTTCGAGCTCGAGGCCGATGTGGTTGGCGACGTCGGCTGGGCACAGCTCGTCATCGACGCGAGCGACACCGCCGGCCTCCTGCAGCGCTGGGGCGCGGCGGTCGAGACGGCGCCACGCGACCTGACCAGCTTTCTGATCGTCGGGCCGCCTCGCGGCGGACAGCCAGCGCTGGCCTACGTTCTGGCGGTCGTCGATTCGAACCAGCCAGAGACGATTATCGACCGCGTGCAGCCGTTGGCTGACGTTGGGCCGCTCTACAATCACCAGGTGGTCATCACTCCGTACGCCAGCACCATGGGCAACGCGCAAGGCGGTATCCACGATGCTAGTGGGGAGCCCGCGGCTCGCTCAGGGCTGATCGAGCACATCACGCCGGAGTTCGCGGCCGCCGCTGCGCGGCTGATCCACAGCCGGGTCGTCTACTACTTCCAGATCCGGGCGGTCGGCGGCGCGGTCTCCGATGTCGACCCGGACGCAACCGCCTACGCTCACCGCGCGGCCAACTTCCACGTTACCGCCTTCGGCAGTAGTCACGCCCGGCTGAACCAGCTCTGGGACGATCTGCACCATCACTTCGACGGCATCTACCTGAGCTTCGACACCGATCCGCGCCCGGAGCGAATCAACGATGCATTCCCTCCGCGGACGCTTGAACGCCTGCGTGCGGTGAAGGAGCGCTACGACCCGGAGAACGTCTTCCGTGACAACTTCAATGTTGCGCCGCGTCGTGGCAATGAGTTTTCGCTCGAAGGGACTTGA
- a CDS encoding helix-turn-helix domain-containing protein yields MSCNGNNTPSPFCPKFHHAVELIGRRWTGAILRTLLSGETRYSDITAAIPGLSDRLLSERLRELEAEGIVIRTVIPEMPVRIEYHLTEKGQSLLPVIEAVSDWAETWVDGSVAVAACRSKSASPATSATLEAPTR; encoded by the coding sequence ATGAGCTGCAACGGAAACAACACACCCTCACCGTTCTGTCCGAAGTTCCATCACGCGGTCGAGCTGATCGGCCGGAGGTGGACCGGCGCGATATTGCGCACACTCCTCTCCGGAGAGACACGCTACAGCGACATCACCGCGGCGATCCCCGGGCTGAGCGACCGGCTCTTGTCGGAGCGGTTGCGCGAGCTGGAGGCAGAGGGAATCGTCATCCGCACGGTCATCCCCGAGATGCCGGTGCGGATTGAGTACCACCTGACCGAGAAGGGCCAGAGTCTGCTTCCGGTCATCGAGGCGGTCTCTGACTGGGCCGAGACATGGGTGGATGGCAGTGTCGCCGTGGCAGCCTGTCGCTCGAAGAGTGCTTCTCCTGCTACTTCCGCAACCCTGGAAGCCCCCACTCGATAA
- a CDS encoding YceI family protein, with product MTVSPIETATKAWTIDSTHSSVEFKVKHMMISTIKGQFGAVEGTIEIDEANLANSSVEARIDTQTITTHNEMRDNHLRTNDFFNAEEFRYITFKSTKIEPDGEDDFKLYGDLTIRDVTKPIVLEGEMEGILEKDARGNRRIAFSVETSINRRDFGVNWNGAIEGGGVVVADKVKVELNITAIQAQG from the coding sequence ATGACCGTTTCACCAATCGAAACCGCGACGAAAGCCTGGACGATCGATTCGACGCATTCGTCAGTCGAGTTCAAGGTCAAGCACATGATGATCTCGACGATCAAGGGCCAGTTCGGCGCCGTTGAGGGCACGATTGAGATCGACGAGGCCAACCTGGCGAACTCCAGCGTTGAGGCCAGGATCGACACTCAGACGATCACAACCCACAACGAGATGCGCGACAACCACCTGCGCACCAACGACTTCTTCAACGCTGAGGAGTTCCGCTACATCACCTTCAAGAGCACGAAGATCGAGCCGGATGGCGAGGATGATTTCAAGCTCTACGGCGACCTGACGATCCGCGACGTCACCAAGCCGATCGTCCTCGAGGGCGAGATGGAAGGCATCCTGGAGAAGGATGCACGGGGCAACCGTCGGATCGCGTTCTCGGTTGAGACGTCGATCAACCGCCGGGACTTCGGAGTGAACTGGAACGGCGCGATCGAAGGCGGTGGCGTCGTTGTCGCCGACAAGGTTAAGGTCGAGCTGAACATCACGGCGATCCAGGCTCAGGGGTAA
- a CDS encoding NADPH-dependent FMN reductase — translation MQDILKVLAISGSTRAGSYNRGLIRATAELAPNFVEIEEYDISDIPFYNGDVEAAGIPAPVLDLVERIRAADAVLIATPEYNYAIPGILKNSVDWVSRPSVMNPLRHKPVAIMGASGGQFGTVRAQLGLRQILASSIEARVMLKPEILVNHAAQKFDLDANLVDEDTRGWIEAFLESFVRWIELVGQRELATA, via the coding sequence GTGCAGGACATTCTGAAGGTGCTGGCGATCTCGGGCAGCACTCGCGCCGGGTCATACAACCGAGGGTTGATCCGCGCCACCGCTGAGCTTGCGCCCAACTTCGTTGAGATTGAGGAGTACGACATCTCCGATATCCCGTTCTACAACGGCGATGTCGAGGCAGCCGGCATCCCGGCGCCCGTGCTCGACCTCGTCGAGCGCATTCGCGCAGCAGACGCCGTGTTGATCGCGACGCCCGAATACAATTACGCAATTCCGGGTATTCTCAAGAATTCGGTCGACTGGGTCTCGCGTCCGTCGGTAATGAACCCGCTGCGCCACAAGCCTGTCGCGATCATGGGCGCTTCTGGCGGGCAGTTCGGCACCGTCCGCGCGCAGTTGGGTCTCCGCCAGATCCTCGCCAGCAGCATCGAGGCGCGCGTCATGCTCAAGCCGGAAATCCTGGTCAATCACGCGGCCCAGAAGTTTGACCTGGATGCCAACCTGGTCGATGAGGATACTCGCGGCTGGATCGAAGCCTTCCTGGAATCGTTCGTGCGATGGATCGAGCTGGTCGGCCAGCGCGAGCTGGCAACAGCCTGA
- a CDS encoding VOC family protein — MSTQPTAIHPETRIGHVHLKVADLDRAIAFYHDVLGFELMQRYGRQAAFLSAGGYHHHIGLNTWESRGGPRPAPGTTGLYHVAILYPNRRELARALRRLLDNGIPLAGAADHGVSEAIYLEDPDGNGLELYADRAHADWPIDANGEIAMVTEPLDFAGLLAELENEPPGNADR, encoded by the coding sequence ATGTCCACACAGCCCACCGCCATTCACCCTGAGACGCGGATCGGCCATGTTCACCTGAAGGTCGCTGACCTGGACCGGGCGATTGCGTTCTATCACGACGTGTTGGGCTTCGAGCTGATGCAACGCTATGGCCGCCAGGCCGCGTTCCTCTCGGCCGGCGGCTACCACCACCACATCGGCTTGAACACCTGGGAGAGTCGAGGGGGTCCACGCCCCGCGCCGGGGACCACTGGCCTCTATCATGTCGCGATCCTCTACCCGAACCGGCGTGAGCTGGCTCGCGCCCTCCGCCGGCTGCTGGACAACGGCATCCCCCTGGCTGGCGCGGCAGACCATGGCGTCAGCGAGGCGATCTATCTGGAGGACCCCGACGGCAACGGGCTGGAGCTCTACGCCGACCGCGCCCACGCCGACTGGCCGATCGACGCCAATGGCGAGATCGCGATGGTCACCGAACCCCTCGACTTCGCCGGCCTGCTGGCCGAGCTGGAGAATGAGCCGCCCGGCAACGCCGATCGATAG
- a CDS encoding ABC transporter ATP-binding protein codes for MLTVRGVSKTYAARPAPVRAVEQVDLTVVEGSFTAVLGASGCGKTTLLRVIAGFDQPDQGEVRLGGRLLTGPGTHIPPERRGIGIVPQEGALFPHLDVAQNIGFGLVRGHIASLSRRARRDRATRIDEMLELVGLAGYGKRRPDELSGGQQQRVALARALAPDPEVILLDEPFSSLDADLRAELRVEVRELLRRVGTTAVLVTHDQDEALSLADHIAVMRNGKIVQVDSPHGVYGAPNDPHIAEFIGDAVLLPARLIAGRTPAPCVECALGRVGLLTSCALTGGDCMVMLRPEQLELSDDGTLAQVVSTMFYGHDGIVRLRLGADGSGPMVLVRTQGHALPKAGDTVAVRVAGGVEAQAFQMTP; via the coding sequence TTGCTGACTGTTCGCGGAGTGTCAAAAACGTATGCCGCCAGGCCGGCCCCGGTTCGCGCGGTCGAGCAGGTGGATCTCACGGTCGTCGAAGGCAGCTTTACCGCTGTGCTCGGCGCATCTGGCTGTGGCAAGACGACGCTGCTGCGCGTGATCGCAGGGTTCGACCAGCCGGATCAGGGCGAGGTGCGTCTCGGCGGCCGGTTACTCACCGGTCCCGGCACTCACATCCCGCCAGAACGCCGCGGCATCGGGATCGTCCCCCAGGAAGGGGCGCTCTTTCCCCATCTCGATGTGGCTCAGAACATCGGTTTCGGCCTTGTCCGCGGGCACATCGCCTCGCTCTCGCGTCGCGCTCGCCGAGACCGGGCAACGCGAATCGACGAGATGCTGGAGCTGGTCGGGCTGGCCGGCTATGGCAAGCGACGTCCCGACGAGCTTTCCGGCGGCCAGCAGCAGCGTGTGGCTCTGGCGCGCGCCCTGGCCCCTGATCCGGAAGTCATCCTTCTCGATGAGCCATTCTCATCCCTCGATGCAGATCTCCGCGCCGAGTTGCGTGTCGAGGTCCGCGAGCTGCTGCGTCGCGTCGGCACGACCGCAGTACTCGTGACCCACGACCAGGACGAGGCGCTGTCGCTAGCCGATCACATCGCTGTGATGCGGAACGGCAAGATCGTGCAGGTCGACTCGCCGCACGGCGTATATGGCGCGCCGAACGACCCGCATATCGCCGAATTCATCGGTGACGCAGTGCTGCTGCCGGCGCGGCTCATTGCGGGGCGCACACCAGCGCCCTGCGTCGAGTGCGCGCTCGGGCGCGTCGGGTTGCTCACCTCCTGCGCGCTGACTGGCGGGGACTGCATGGTGATGCTCCGACCGGAGCAGCTCGAGCTTTCCGACGACGGAACGCTGGCGCAGGTTGTGAGCACGATGTTCTACGGCCACGACGGGATCGTGCGACTGCGGCTCGGCGCGGACGGCAGCGGGCCGATGGTGCTCGTGCGAACCCAGGGCCATGCGTTGCCGAAGGCAGGCGACACCGTTGCCGTTCGCGTTGCAGGTGGAGTCGAGGCCCAGGCTTTCCAGATGACCCCATAA
- a CDS encoding extracellular solute-binding protein: MRRTSASRMLAIRRSSGALLALSLCILIVTAACGGGASPTATVATAPTATASAAATSTSTSGGTAATPTAGAETPTTAPESTATVSAAAPTATSTEATPSDATLTVYSGQHESLTKALADGFTKATGIKVEVRVGSDAELANQIIEEGDRAKADVFITEEPSQAGALDGRGLFEAVDPGTLAHVDGRFNPASGNWVAYAARSRVIFYNPDKISEAELPQSILDLANPEWKGKFAYAPSGAFTATVTYLINTIGEDATLEWLKGIKANGENLQKNGAIRDAVEAGQISFGLSNHYYWYILAQQQGGQDKLKSKVHYMSGGDPGALVLASGAGILKTSTHQAEAQRFLAWLTDADGGQQVIATTTPQYPLAPGVTSSMGLRPLDQLDPPAFDQGSLQDVSKARDLIIEAGIV; encoded by the coding sequence GTGAGACGAACCAGTGCAAGCCGCATGCTCGCTATCCGGCGCAGTTCCGGTGCGCTGTTGGCGCTGAGCCTCTGCATTCTGATCGTGACCGCGGCCTGCGGAGGCGGCGCATCACCGACGGCAACCGTCGCCACAGCGCCGACGGCAACAGCCAGCGCAGCTGCGACCAGCACCAGCACATCGGGGGGGACTGCCGCCACCCCAACAGCCGGCGCCGAGACACCGACGACTGCGCCGGAGAGCACCGCGACGGTCAGCGCCGCTGCGCCGACGGCGACAAGCACTGAGGCCACGCCATCGGACGCGACGCTAACGGTGTACTCCGGCCAGCACGAGTCGCTGACAAAGGCGCTCGCCGACGGATTCACCAAGGCGACTGGCATCAAGGTCGAGGTTCGCGTCGGCAGCGACGCGGAGTTGGCAAATCAGATCATCGAGGAGGGCGATCGAGCGAAAGCCGACGTCTTCATCACCGAGGAGCCGAGCCAGGCCGGCGCGCTCGATGGGCGGGGGCTGTTCGAGGCCGTCGATCCGGGAACACTGGCGCACGTCGATGGGCGGTTCAATCCCGCCTCGGGTAACTGGGTCGCCTACGCAGCACGGTCACGTGTGATCTTCTACAATCCCGACAAGATCAGCGAGGCGGAGCTGCCACAGAGCATCCTCGATCTGGCCAACCCCGAGTGGAAGGGCAAGTTTGCCTACGCGCCAAGTGGCGCGTTCACCGCGACAGTCACCTATCTGATCAACACGATCGGCGAGGATGCCACGCTCGAATGGCTGAAGGGCATCAAGGCGAACGGCGAGAATCTGCAGAAGAATGGCGCAATCCGGGACGCTGTCGAGGCCGGCCAGATCTCGTTCGGGTTGAGCAACCACTATTACTGGTATATCCTCGCGCAGCAGCAGGGTGGGCAGGACAAGCTGAAGTCGAAGGTTCACTACATGAGCGGTGGAGATCCGGGCGCACTGGTGCTCGCCTCCGGCGCCGGGATCCTCAAGACGAGCACACACCAGGCCGAGGCCCAGCGTTTCCTGGCCTGGCTGACGGATGCCGATGGTGGGCAGCAGGTGATCGCAACAACCACCCCGCAGTATCCGCTGGCGCCCGGGGTGACGAGCTCGATGGGGCTGCGGCCACTGGATCAGCTCGATCCACCAGCATTCGATCAGGGATCGCTGCAGGATGTCAGCAAGGCCCGCGACCTGATCATCGAAGCGGGAATCGTCTAA